In Alkalihalobacillus sp. FSL W8-0930, a single window of DNA contains:
- a CDS encoding PadR family transcriptional regulator: MSVKFGILTLLSLKKHHGYELKIEVDSLLGLKGKINPGQIYTTLDRLMRDELVSSPEIDDQERKLFTIEGKGEQELKHWLLEPVTYQSTKDDFFFKWSCARKIDFSQEDQMLTQQKTLIVKEVMELTKQKTELLFSGEERKYLLVTGALLHLEADLNWLNQVMNRMKK, translated from the coding sequence ATGTCAGTAAAATTTGGAATCCTAACATTACTTAGTTTAAAAAAACATCACGGTTATGAGCTTAAAATAGAAGTAGACTCACTACTTGGGTTAAAAGGGAAGATAAACCCAGGGCAGATTTACACGACATTGGATCGATTAATGAGAGATGAGCTGGTTTCATCGCCGGAAATCGATGATCAAGAAAGGAAGCTTTTTACGATTGAAGGTAAAGGGGAGCAAGAGCTTAAACATTGGCTATTAGAACCAGTTACGTATCAATCCACAAAGGATGACTTCTTCTTTAAATGGAGCTGTGCGAGAAAGATCGATTTTTCTCAAGAGGATCAAATGCTTACTCAACAAAAAACGCTCATTGTTAAAGAAGTAATGGAGCTAACAAAACAGAAGACGGAGCTCCTTTTTTCTGGAGAGGAGCGCAAATATTTATTAGTAACGGGAGCTTTGCTTCATTTAGAAGCGGACCTTAATTGGTTAAATCAAGTGATGAACCGTATGAAAAAATGA
- a CDS encoding metalloregulator ArsR/SmtB family transcription factor, translating into MTSVKETQDTCEVVSFEEEKVQRVTGLVQSVDFVPVADVFKALSDVTRLKIAYALLQEEELCVCDVANIIGMTTASTSHHLRHLRNLRIAKSRKEGKMVYYSLDDEHVRQLVMMAVQHSQEV; encoded by the coding sequence ATGACATCCGTTAAAGAAACGCAAGATACATGTGAAGTTGTTTCTTTTGAAGAGGAAAAGGTTCAACGAGTAACAGGCTTAGTGCAAAGCGTTGATTTTGTACCCGTAGCTGATGTATTTAAAGCATTATCCGATGTTACACGTCTTAAGATTGCCTATGCGTTGCTACAGGAAGAAGAGCTTTGTGTATGTGATGTGGCCAATATAATTGGGATGACCACGGCATCCACCTCGCATCATTTAAGGCATTTACGCAACTTACGTATTGCAAAAAGTCGAAAGGAAGGAAAAATGGTCTATTACTCGTTGGATGATGAGCATGTCCGCCAGCTGGTGATGATGGCTGTCCAACATAGTCAGGAGGTGTAA
- a CDS encoding heavy metal translocating P-type ATPase, translating to MSEHTESNVYRVEGFSCAGCAGTFEKNVKKLDGVSDAKVNFGASKITVYGSTNVAELEQAGAFEKLKVRPEHERTAPGSNEEQEFSSFIQKHMTVIGSLLFLLFGFLSYGVNGEDNLVTVLAFATSMVIGGYTLFKQGLLNLTRLQFDMRTLMTIAVIGAAIIGEWTEGAIVVILFAISEALERFSMDRARQSIRSLMDIAPKEALIKRNGHEMTVNVEDIQIGDVMIVKPGQKLAMDGIVVSGHSSMNQSAITGESIPVEKHIEDEVFAGTLNEEGLLEVRVTKHVKDTTLSKVIQLVEDAQAERAPSQAFVDTFAKYYTPAIILVAVLVAVLPPLLMGGDWQTWIYQGLAVLVVGCPCALVISTPVAIVTAIGNAAKHGVLIKGGVYLEEIGALKAIAFDKTGTLTKGVPVVTNFVELSDVDSSDLLAIVSALESNSQHPLASAIVRKAEEEQVFDRDLDVTDFTSITGKGLKGIVGGVTYYVGSPALFEDRVAEYMERIQPLQEQGKTVMVVGTNDEILALIAVADEVRESSRSVISALHENGIRRTIMLTGDNKGTAHAIANDIGITHVRAELMPEDKLTQVKELQAEFGKVAMIGDGVNDAPALAASTVGIAMGGAGTDTALETADIALMGDDLKKLPYTVKLSRRALAIIKQNITFSLGIKLLALMLVVPGWLTLWIAILADVGATLLVTANGLRLLKVKE from the coding sequence ATGAGTGAGCATACAGAATCAAATGTGTACCGGGTTGAAGGATTCTCGTGTGCAGGCTGCGCTGGGACCTTTGAGAAAAACGTGAAAAAGCTTGATGGAGTGTCGGATGCAAAGGTTAATTTTGGTGCCTCAAAGATTACCGTTTACGGTTCAACCAATGTGGCAGAGCTGGAACAGGCTGGTGCTTTTGAAAAGCTGAAGGTGCGACCTGAGCATGAACGGACAGCACCTGGGTCGAACGAAGAACAAGAATTTTCCTCCTTTATCCAAAAGCATATGACTGTAATTGGTTCACTTTTGTTTCTGTTGTTTGGTTTTTTATCTTATGGAGTAAATGGAGAAGACAATCTGGTGACAGTCCTTGCATTTGCCACTTCGATGGTGATCGGAGGATATACGCTGTTTAAGCAAGGGTTACTCAACTTAACGCGCCTTCAGTTTGATATGCGAACATTGATGACCATCGCCGTTATAGGTGCAGCGATCATTGGTGAATGGACAGAAGGAGCCATTGTTGTCATTCTGTTTGCGATTAGTGAAGCACTTGAACGTTTTTCGATGGATCGAGCCAGACAATCCATTCGCTCACTCATGGATATTGCTCCAAAAGAAGCATTGATCAAACGAAATGGCCATGAGATGACGGTTAACGTAGAAGACATACAGATTGGCGACGTGATGATTGTTAAGCCTGGGCAAAAACTCGCCATGGACGGTATTGTAGTCTCAGGTCATTCATCTATGAACCAATCAGCGATTACAGGAGAGTCCATACCTGTTGAAAAGCATATAGAGGATGAAGTGTTTGCAGGAACGTTAAACGAAGAGGGATTGCTTGAGGTTCGTGTAACCAAACATGTAAAAGACACAACCCTTTCAAAAGTCATTCAGCTCGTGGAAGACGCGCAGGCAGAACGGGCACCATCACAAGCCTTTGTTGATACCTTTGCGAAATACTACACACCGGCCATTATTCTGGTGGCCGTACTTGTGGCAGTTCTGCCTCCACTTCTTATGGGAGGAGATTGGCAGACGTGGATTTACCAAGGTCTAGCCGTACTGGTTGTTGGATGCCCATGTGCACTTGTGATCTCGACACCCGTTGCGATTGTAACGGCAATTGGAAACGCAGCGAAACACGGCGTTTTGATCAAAGGTGGCGTTTACCTAGAAGAAATCGGTGCGCTTAAAGCGATAGCCTTTGATAAAACTGGCACATTAACAAAAGGTGTACCTGTTGTCACAAATTTTGTTGAATTAAGTGATGTGGACTCGAGTGATCTCCTTGCGATTGTTTCGGCGCTTGAATCAAACTCACAGCATCCCCTTGCATCGGCCATTGTTCGAAAAGCAGAGGAGGAGCAGGTTTTTGATCGAGATCTGGATGTGACAGATTTTACATCAATTACGGGTAAAGGCTTAAAAGGAATTGTTGGCGGAGTCACTTATTATGTAGGAAGTCCCGCTTTATTTGAGGACCGAGTTGCTGAGTATATGGAACGGATTCAACCATTACAAGAGCAAGGAAAAACAGTGATGGTCGTGGGAACAAATGATGAGATTCTCGCACTCATTGCCGTAGCAGATGAAGTCCGAGAGTCCAGTCGTAGCGTCATCTCTGCGCTTCATGAAAATGGAATCCGCAGAACGATTATGCTGACAGGTGATAATAAAGGGACCGCACATGCCATTGCAAACGATATCGGAATCACTCACGTACGTGCTGAACTGATGCCTGAAGATAAACTCACTCAAGTGAAAGAACTTCAAGCGGAGTTTGGAAAAGTAGCGATGATCGGCGATGGAGTCAACGATGCCCCGGCCCTTGCCGCATCAACAGTTGGGATTGCGATGGGCGGAGCTGGAACCGATACAGCACTTGAAACAGCAGACATTGCGCTGATGGGCGACGACTTAAAAAAATTACCTTACACCGTTAAGCTTAGCCGCCGCGCACTCGCTATCATCAAACAGAATATTACCTTCTCGCTCGGAATTAAATTGCTTGCGCTCATGCTCGTTGTGCCAGGCTGGCTCACACTTTGGATTGCCATCCTTGCCGATGTTGGGGCGACTCTTCTAGTAACAGCGAATGGGTTGAGACTGTTGAAGGTGAAGGAATGA